A genomic segment from Anopheles maculipalpis chromosome X, idAnoMacuDA_375_x, whole genome shotgun sequence encodes:
- the LOC126560854 gene encoding muscle-specific protein 20-like — protein sequence MPGRPLWQVAGKRDRDQEREAQHWIETVIGEKFPAGYVYEDCLRDGILLCRLMNRLSPGIVPKINTTGGDYKMMDNINQFQKACIKYGVADVDLFQTTDLWDRKNIALVTTTIFAVGRACYKHPEFRGPYLGPRPAEENRREFTEEQLRAGEGLIGLQAGSNKGATQAGLNFGATRKILLGK from the exons GTTGCCGGTAAGCGTGATCGCGACCAGGAGCGTGAAGCGCAACACTGGATCGAGACGGTGATTGGCGAAAAGTTTCCGGCCGGTTACGTGTACGAGGACTGTCTGCGCGACGGTATCCTGCTCTGTCGGCTAATGAATCGCCTATCGCCTGGCATAGTGCCAAAGATTAACACCACCGGCGGAGACTACAAGATGATGGACAATATTAATCA GTTCCAGAAGGCGTGCATCAAGTACGGTGTGGCCGATGTTGACCTCTTCCAGACGACCGATCTGTGGGATCGCAAAAACATTGCCCTCGTTACCACGACCATCTTTGCCGTTGGCCGGGCG TGCTACAAACATCCGGAATTCCGTGGACCGTATCTTGGTCCGCGACCGGCAGAGGAGAACCGGCGCGAGTTTACCGAGGAGCAGCTGCGTGCCGGCGAGGGCCTGATTGGGCTGCAGGCCGGTTCGAACAAGGGTGCTACCCAGGCCGGCCTTAACTTTGGCGCCACCAGGAAGATTCTGCTCGGCAAGTAG
- the LOC126560833 gene encoding protein takeout-like — protein sequence MKISKIRILQGDGPVSVNASLSKVVVTGFASTKVVRNVVSSKDFSWETHIRLPKMRLEGNYHMQGRILVIPLNGHGKCWFEPSGMDIIMRTTTDLYQKDGHVFYNVTATKVDYTISGLRLHMGNLFEGVKVLEDSTNQYLNDNWRPVSEALKPIIAKTIEDILLAIMQNIFHQIPANYFVADLPRA from the exons ATGAAGATCAGCAAAATAAGGATTCTGCAAGGTGATGGACCGGTCAGTGTCAATGCGTCCCTCTCCAAGGTGGTGGTTACCGGTTTTGCCAGCACCAAAGTCGTCCGAAATGT TGTCAGCAGCAAGGATTTCAGCTGGGAAACTCACATCCGGCTGCCGAAGATGCGGCTTGAAGGCAACTATCACATGCAGGGTCGTATACTAGTAATACCTCTGAACGGACACGGCAAATGTTGGTTCGAACCGA GTGGCATGGACATCATCATGCGTACGACGACCGATCTTTACCAGAAGGATGGACACGTCTTCTACAACGTTACTGCCACCAAGGTCGACTACACAATCTCCGGACTGCGGCTACACATGGGCAACCTGTTCGAGGGTGTAAAGGTGCTGGAAGACAGCACCAACCAGTATCTAAACGATAACTGGCGCCCAGTTTCGGAAGCACTGAAACCGATCATTGCCAAAACGATCGAGGACATACTGCTCGCGATCATGCAGAACATTTTCCATCAAATTCCGGCCAACTACTTTGTGGCGGATCTGCCACGTGCGTAA
- the LOC126561048 gene encoding myophilin produces MAPRNKEQEAEVLQWISDVLGEKLPPGPYEDVLKDGVVLCKLINKMAPGSVKKIQERGTNFQLMENIQRFQAAVKKYGVPEEEIFQTADLFERRNIPQVTLCLYSLGRITQKHPEYNGPTLGPKMADKNERNFSEDQLRAHHGELNLQMGYNKGASQAGLGSFGNSRHM; encoded by the exons ATGGCG CCCCGCAACAAGGAACAGGAAGCCGAGGTACTGCAGTGGATCAGCGACGTGCTGGGCGAAAAGTTGCCGCCCGGACCGTACGAGGACGTCCTGAAGGATGGTGTTGTGCTGTGCAAGCTGATCAACAAGATGGCACCCGGCTCGGTAAAGAAGATCCAGGAGCGTGGCACCAACTTCCAGCTGATGGAAAACATTCAACGTTTCCAGGCCGCCGTCAAGAAGTACGGTGTGCCGGAGGAAGAAATATTCCAGACGGCTGATCTGTTCGAGCGGCGCAACATCCCGCAGGTGACGCTCTGTCTGTACTCGCTCGGAAGAATT ACCCAAAAGCATCCCGAATACAATGGACCAACACTTGGTCCGAAAATGGCGGACAAGAACGAGCGCAACTTCTCCGAGGACCAGCTGCGGGCTCATCACGGCGAGCTGAACCTACAGATGGGCTACAACAAAGGTGCCTCGCAGGCGGGCTTGGGCTCGTTCGGCAACTCCCGCCATATGTAG
- the LOC126564858 gene encoding mitogen-activated protein kinase kinase kinase 15, whose amino-acid sequence MEETEIHAAVSSVRRSGSMSNLSDISGNTAILNSGASSHAGGHGRPRMDIAVVIDCEKSANLNHRKAALEEVRQACAQVGANLQLLQFEVLDYGDRNTLENFYNADVVVVDLSVQTQRSTLCYHLGVREHFEMNENIVIYNDTQHEATLRMKISCGNYQFISYRLQDNGNVIITSPLKATADDQVAQSQLQQALVQQQQPQQQLIQQPHLTTLVAALRRLFQDVEIQSKAHLREKFLADLRSLRDQHAGNVEELQRMLRNMRKRLDDPNVLSKEIVQTYMLSLRDVQDYDAMVQLVDDLQTIPNKQNYINTGHMHYLYAFALNRRNHEGDRERALRTCTKALEKKENHFPDMLCLYGRIYKDIFVESNHTDKESLKNAIIWYRKSFEVQPNEFAGINLATLLVIDGKDFSDNELQHICMKLNNLIGKKGSLSQIKDYWNVATFFEISVLAENYAKAIQAAECMFKLRPPKWYLKSTIGNIKLIDQARKRTEDATALSIEQQIFQFWMEFFLEATRKEPSGNVRFPILILEPQKIYMPSYVAIHMDAEQKSIDITNICQQHAKGSCLKLHDFNFLASQIKSVSLYKRDERCAYLYVHHNSDDFQIFFPSVQCRQTFYDLILQMTADQGSGFIDLSSAETSADELKYEYELDDEGQRILLGKGTYGAVYAARDLTTQVKIAVKEVYERNTHDVQPLHEEIKLHSQLRHRNIVQYWGSKSENQYFKIFMEQVPGGSLSALLSSKWGPLKDNEATIAFYSRQILEGLKYLHDQKIVHRDIKGGNVLVNTYSGVVKISDFGTSKRLAGINPATETFTGTLQYMAPEVIDQGVRGYGPAADIWSFGCTVVEMATGKPPFVELGSPQAAMFKVGFYKTHPQIPEELSTVAKNFILRCFEVNVDTRATAAELLEDPFICEKHKKMRPSFSSSSTISGLPHPAAGCEYSRSVSMPVDRHNGKTLTSQQSSASCNTPTFSSETEPSSISPMSTTLGSHAAASRSVTERKGKNSFQLTPIKMPKAPNTVNSIGNIAETPSLELDQGEHTSTVFQLNRRSSSGGLLSPEIDIATATASKLPLASEANESDGFYMLKKDSQRRQTLDRVLWHDATKICEKWLTKIEPGGNQELAITQNHLEMLLNGLRKYIAEQRTDTLEQAIAALKEQPNFNDTAILHLHLALYAFQNTVNEVLRSHNIKPHWIFALDNLVNAAVHASISILSPKLGANLAGNAPNDDEYDEESNGITVPAARTTVLVNGRPPIHQGRDERDGMMGSSGYDCEYDVYDLPEPDDDTIDELEEHLTATSGHGTISSTARSNKPRARCHGADSGTPVQKKTRWKTICEQVEALKAENIRLKEYLLESQQSYQRAFQAVLESGAFARCLTDQLVALMERCLHEYSTPDLGDGEEGTRRRSAHHRNRAPTMLNHVQHLPEECEAEDVKQGEQEEEEDDGTVGDRRLAEWLQAQGIKRIESQQRILREGFLYDDFLYELERNDLRRMGLKIGEELRIWNALKKHRRLHSSTKRTAHTDDDTDGVGHWHHNNCVNDEHTVGFNTR is encoded by the exons AAATTCATGCAGCAGTATCGAGCGTTAGGCGCAGCGGTAGCATGTCCAACCTTAGCGACATATCCGGCAACACCGCAATCCTGAACTCCGGTGCGAGTTCCCATGCCGGTGGTCATGGCCGGCCCCGCATGGACATTGCGGTGGTGATCGACTGCGAGAAGAGCGCGAACCTAAACCACCGGAAGGCTGCCCTGGAGGAGGTACGGCAGGCCTGCGCCCAAGTCGGTGCAAAtctgcagctgctgcagtTCGAAGTCCTCGACTACGGTGACCGGAACACGCTCGAAAACTTCTACAATGCGGACGTGGTCGTGGTGGATCTCAGCGTCCAAACGCAACGGAGCACGCTCTGCTACCATCTCGGTGTGCGCGAACACTTCGAGATGAACGAAAACATCGTCATCTACAACGACACGCAGCACGAGGCAACGCTGCGCATGAAGATCTCCTGCGGCAACTATCAGTTTATCTCGTACCGATTGCAAGACAACGGTAACGTCATCATCACCAGCCCACTGAAGGCGACTGCGGATGATCAGGTGGCACAATCTCAATTACAGCAAGCGTTggttcagcaacagcagccgcagcagcagttaATACAGCAACCGCACCTGACAACGCTGGTTGCGGCCCTGCGCCGCCTGTTTCAGGATGTGGAGATCCAGTCGAAGGCACATCTGCGTGAAAAGTTTCTGGCCGATTTGCGCAGCCTGCGCGATCAGCATGCGGGCAACGTGGAGGAGTTGCAGCGCATGTTGCGCAACATGCGCAAACGGCTGGACGATCCGAACGTGCTGTCGAAGGAGATCGTCCAGACGTACATGCTGTCGTTGCGCGACGTGCAGGACTACGACGCGATGGTACAGCTGGTGGACGATCTGCAAACGATACCGAACAAGCAGAACTACATCAACACCGGCCATATGCACTATCTGTACGCGTTTGCGCTGAACCGGCGCAACCACGAAGGTGACCGGGAGCGGGCATTGCGCACCTGCACGAAAGCGctcgaaaagaaggaaaaccacTTCCCGGACATGCTGTGCCTGTACGGGCGCATCTACAAGGACATCTTTGTCGAGTCGAACCACACGGACAAGGAAAGCCTGAAGAACGCCATCATCTGGTACCGGAAGTCGTTCGAGGTGCAGCCGAACGAGTTCGCGGGCATCAATCTCGCGACGCTGCTCGTCATCGACGGGAAGGATTTCAGCGACAACGAGCTGCAGCACATCTGCATGAAGCTAAACAATCTGATCGGCAAGAAGGGTTCGCTGTCGCAGATTAAGGATTACTGGAACGTGGCGAcgtttttcgaaatttccgTACTGGCGGAAAACTACGCGAAAGCGATCCAGGCGGCTGAGTGTATGTTTAAGCTGCGGCCACCGAAATGGTACCTAAAGTCCACGATCGGCAACATTAAGCTGATCGATCAGGCCCGCAAACGCACCGAGGATGCAACGGCGTTGAGCATCGAACAGCAGATCTTTCAGTTTTGGATGGAATTTTTCCTCGAAGCGACACGCAAAGAACCGTCCGGCAATGTGCGCTTCCCGATACTGATACTCGAGCCGCAAAAGATCTACATGCCGAGCTACGTTGCGATACACATGGATGCGGAGCAGAAATCGATCGACATTACCAACATATGTCAGCAGCACGCGAAGGGTAGCTGCCTCAAGCTGCACGACTTTAACTTTCTCGCGAGCCAAATCAAATCGGTCAGCCTGTACAAGCGGGACGAACGGTGCGCGTACCTGTACGTACATCACAATTCCGACGACTTTCAGATATTTTTCCCTTCAGTGCAGTGCCGGCAGACGTTCTACGATTTGATCCTGCAGATGACGGCAGACCAGGGTTCGGGCTTTATCGATCTGTCGTCGGCGGAAACGTCGGCGGACGAACTGAAGTATGAGTACGAGCTGGACGATGAAGGGCAGCGCATACTGCTCGGCAAGGGTACGTATGGGGCGGTGTATGCGGCCCGCGATCTTACCACACAGGTGAAGATCGCGGTAAAGGAGGTGTACGAGCGGAACACGCACGACGTACAGCCACTGCACGAGGAGATCAAGCTGCATTCGCAGCTGCGCCACCGGAACATCGTTCAGTACTGGGGTTCGAAGTCGGAGAACCAGTACTTCAAGATCTTCATGGAGCAGGTACCGGGTGGTTCGTTGTCGGCGCTGCTCAGCTCCAAATGGGGTCCGCTCAAGGACAACGAGGCAACGATCGCATTTTACTCGCGCCAGATCCTCGAGGGTCTCAAGTACCTGCACGACCAGAAGATTGTGCACCGCGACATTAAGGGTGGCAATGTGCTGGTCAACACGTACAGCGGGGTGGTGAAGATATCTGATTTCGGCACCTCGAAACGGTTGGCGGGTATCAACCCGGCGACGGAAACCTTCACCGGCACGCTACAGTACATGGCACCGGAGGTGATCGATCAGGGTGTGCGTGGGTACGGTCCGGCCGCCGACATTTGGTCGTTCGGATGTACCGTGGTCGAGATGGCGACCGGGAAACCACCGTTCGTCGAGCTCGGCAGCCCACAGGCGGCCATGTTTAAGGTGGGCTTCTACAAGACACATCCCCAGATACCGGAGGAACTCTCAACGGTGGCGAAAAATTTCATTCTCCGATGCTTCGAGGTGAACGTCGATACGCGTGCAACGGCAGCAGAGCTGCTGGAGGATCCTTTCATATGCGA aaaacacaaaaagatgcgcccatcgtttagcagcagcagcacgatcAGTGGTTTGCCGCATCCTGCCGCCGGTTGTGAATATTCCCGCAGCGTCAGCATGCCTGTCGATAGGCACAACGGCAAAACGCTCACGTCCCAGCAAAGTTCGGCCAGCTGCAACACACCCACCTTCAGCTCGGAAACAGA ACCCTCATCGATTTCGCCAATGAGCACTACGCTCGGCAGTCATGCGGCCGCTAGTCGGTCAGTGACGGAGCGGAAAGGCAAAAATTCGTTCCAGCTAACACCGATAAAGATGCCCAAGGCTCCCAACACTGTAAACAGCATCGG GAATATAGCGGAAACACCCTCGCTAGAATTGGACCAAGGCGAGCATACGTCGACAGTGTTTCAGCTGAATCGGCGCAGTTCATCCGGTGGCTTACTTTCACCGGAG ATCGACATAGCGACGGCCACGGCAAGCAAACTGCCTCTTGCAAGTGAAGCGAACGAAAGCGATGGGTTCTACATGCTCAAGAAAGACTCACAGCGACGCCAAACGCTCGACCGGGTGCTCTGGCACGACGCTACAAAGATCTGTGAAAAGTGGCTAACCAAgatcgagccgggcggcaatCAGGAGCTAGCCATTACCCAGAACCATCTGGAAATGTTGCTGAACGGGCTCCGGAAGTACATCGCCGAGCAGCGTACCGACACGCTGGAGCAGGCGATCGCCGCCCTCAAGGAACAGCCGAACTTTAACGATACCGCCATCCTGCATCTGCATCTCGCACTGTACGCATTTCAGAACACCGTCAACGAGGTACTCCGCTCGCACAACATCAAGCCACACTGGATATTTGCGCTGGACAATCTAGTCAACGCTGCAGTGCACGCCAGCATCTCGATCCTGTCGCCGAAGCTGGGCGCCAATCTGGCCGGTAATGCACCGAACGACGATGAGTATGACGAGGAGAGCAATGGCATCACCGTACCAGCAGCACGCACGACAGTGCTGGTGAATGGTCGTCCGCCGATTCACCAGGGACGGGACGAGCGGGACGGTATGATGGGATCCTCCGGGTACGACTGTGAGTACGATGTGTACGATCTACCGGAACCGGACGACGATACGATCGACGAGCTGGAGGAACATCTGACAGCTACATCCGGCCACGGTACGATTAGCAGTACCGCACGGTCCAACAAACCCCGGGCCAGATGTCACGGTGCGGACAGTGGCACACCGGTGCAGAAGAAGACGCGCTGGAAAACGATCTGCGAACAGGTGGAGGCACTGAAGGCGGAAAATATAAGACTGAAGGAGTACCTGCTGGAATCTCAACAATCGTACCAGCGCGCGTTCCAGGCGGTGCTGGAGAGTGGTGCGTTTGCCCGGTGTCTCACCGACCAGCTTGTCGCGCTGATGGAGCGCTGCCTGCACGAATACAGCACACCGGATCTCGGCGATGGGGAGGAAGGTACGAGAAGGCGTTCGGCCCACCACCGGAATCGGGCGCCAACTATGCTAAACCACGTACAACACTTGCCGGAAGAGTGTGAGGCGGAGGATGTAAAACAGGGGgagcaggaggaggaggaggatgatggGACGGTTGGCGATCGGAGGTTAGCGGAATGGTTACAGGCGCAGGGGATTAAGCGGATTGAAAGCCAGCAACGGATTTTGCGCGAAGGGTTCCTGTACGATGACTTCCTGTACGAACTGGAACGCAACGATCTGCGCAGAATGGGTTTGAA GATTGGCGAAGAACTCCGCATTTGGAACGCTCTGAAGAAGCATCGCCGGCTGCATTCATCAACCAAGCGAACAGCGCACACGGACGACGATACGGATGGCGTTGGACATTGGCATCACAACAATTGCGTAAATGACGAACACACGGTTGGCTTCAATACGCGATAA